One Methylobacterium sp. 77 DNA window includes the following coding sequences:
- a CDS encoding SurA N-terminal domain-containing protein codes for MLQNMRSASQHWLGKIILTVVFTFLIAGVAIFGVEDFFRSSSATTVATVGKTQITSEAVRSAYQLQLQRYQTQLQRSLTPDQARGLGLDRQVLSQLISEASLDQQAKDFGLVIPDSAVLRAIQEEPTFKGANGSFDQNLFFQTLQRAGINEAMFVRDQRAAAGRLQIAEAVAADVHVPAALREAVHRYTTERRSASFIMLPPSVAGDVPAPTEDEVKAYYDENKSAFRAPDYRAVTLLALDPQAMTKPDAVTEEDVQKRYDLGKAQYGTPERRTIQQIVFPDEASAETARKEIESGEKPFEAVAVARGVDAKELSLGNLTKAELFDTAVADAAFALAQNTVSAPVKGRFGTVLLRVTAIEPETRKPLADVAPEIRKTIALERAKTTVEKDHDAIEDERANSKPLADIAKERGLTLVTLPAVSAQGLDPSGKPVEGLPDRDTTLPIVFRSEIGSDTEALRLKSGGYVWVDVTGIDHAHDKPLDKVRDQAGAQWRAAEVAKRLTEKARSLTERLDKGESLDTLAADVGVQVQTSTDIARNQAKDGLSADVVNRIFSTLVDKAASVESGESRVVAKVTAATMPAFVPGSPSDEAISKRFQATIIDDILGEYIADVQKTVGITVNQTAFRRAVGGEY; via the coding sequence ATGCTGCAGAACATGCGTAGTGCGAGCCAGCATTGGCTCGGCAAGATCATCCTCACGGTGGTCTTCACCTTCCTCATCGCGGGCGTCGCGATCTTCGGCGTGGAAGATTTCTTCCGCTCGAGCTCCGCCACGACGGTCGCCACGGTGGGCAAGACGCAGATCACCTCGGAAGCGGTGCGGTCGGCCTATCAACTGCAGTTGCAGCGCTATCAAACGCAGCTGCAGCGCAGCCTGACGCCCGATCAGGCACGGGGCCTCGGACTCGACCGGCAGGTTCTCTCGCAGCTCATCAGCGAGGCCTCCCTCGATCAGCAGGCCAAGGATTTCGGCCTCGTGATCCCCGATTCGGCAGTGCTGCGCGCGATTCAGGAAGAGCCGACCTTCAAGGGCGCCAACGGCTCCTTCGATCAGAACCTGTTCTTCCAGACGTTGCAGCGCGCGGGCATCAACGAGGCGATGTTCGTGCGCGACCAGCGCGCCGCCGCCGGTCGCCTCCAGATCGCGGAGGCCGTCGCCGCCGACGTCCACGTCCCGGCCGCCCTGCGCGAGGCCGTGCACCGCTACACCACCGAGCGCCGGTCCGCGTCCTTCATCATGCTTCCTCCCTCGGTGGCGGGTGACGTTCCCGCGCCGACGGAGGACGAGGTCAAGGCGTATTACGACGAGAACAAGAGCGCCTTCCGCGCGCCCGATTACCGCGCCGTGACCCTCCTCGCCCTCGATCCGCAGGCGATGACCAAGCCCGATGCGGTGACCGAGGAGGACGTGCAGAAGCGCTACGACCTCGGCAAGGCTCAGTACGGAACGCCGGAGCGGCGGACGATCCAGCAGATCGTGTTCCCCGACGAGGCGTCCGCCGAGACGGCCCGCAAGGAGATCGAATCCGGCGAGAAGCCGTTCGAGGCGGTGGCCGTGGCGCGCGGCGTCGATGCCAAGGAACTGTCGCTGGGCAACCTGACCAAGGCCGAGTTGTTCGACACGGCCGTGGCCGATGCTGCGTTCGCACTGGCCCAGAACACCGTCAGCGCCCCGGTCAAGGGCCGCTTCGGCACGGTGCTCCTTCGCGTCACCGCCATCGAGCCCGAGACCAGGAAGCCCCTCGCCGACGTGGCACCCGAGATCCGCAAGACCATCGCCCTCGAGCGCGCCAAGACGACCGTGGAGAAGGACCACGACGCGATCGAGGACGAGCGCGCCAACAGCAAGCCGCTGGCCGACATCGCCAAGGAGCGTGGGCTCACCCTCGTCACCTTGCCGGCTGTGAGCGCCCAGGGTCTCGATCCGTCGGGCAAGCCGGTCGAGGGTCTTCCCGACCGCGATACGACGCTGCCGATCGTGTTCCGCTCCGAGATCGGAAGCGATACCGAGGCGCTGCGTCTGAAATCCGGCGGCTATGTCTGGGTCGACGTCACCGGCATCGACCATGCCCACGACAAGCCCCTGGATAAGGTGCGCGATCAGGCCGGCGCGCAATGGCGGGCCGCCGAAGTCGCCAAGCGCCTGACGGAGAAGGCGCGCAGCCTGACCGAGCGGCTCGACAAGGGCGAGTCCCTCGACACCCTGGCGGCGGATGTCGGCGTGCAGGTCCAGACCTCCACGGATATCGCCCGCAATCAGGCCAAGGACGGCCTGTCGGCGGATGTGGTCAACCGCATCTTCTCGACGCTCGTCGATAAGGCGGCCTCCGTCGAATCCGGCGAGTCGCGCGTCGTCGCCAAGGTCACCGCGGCGACCATGCCGGCCTTCGTGCCCGGCAGCCCCTCCGATGAGGCGATCTCCAAGCGCTTCCAGGCGACGATCATCGACGACATCCTCGGCGAATACATCGCCGACGTTCAGAAGACCGTGGGGATCACCGTCAACCAGACGGCATTCCGGCGCGCGGTCGGCGGCGAGTACTGA
- the trpE gene encoding anthranilate synthase component I yields MFQEPDYAAFAEAYEAGRPTLLNLTLVADLETPVAAFLKLRAVHAGPAFLLESVEGGVVRGRYSMIGLDPDLAWRCRDGRPEIARGSDLSAFVSEDAAPLESLRLLIAESAIGGHDGAELPPMAAGLFGYLGYDMVRAMEQLGEPNPDPLGVPDAILIRPRIMVVFDSVRDLITVVGPVRPSAGISARSAYEGALTRLHRVAEILEGPLPVESRIDPRSIAHPEPVSNTTPETYLAMVARAKEYIVAGDVFQVVLSQRFEAPFTLPAFALYRSLRRTNPAPFLCYLDFEDFQVVCSSPEILVRVRDGRVTIRPIAGTRPRGATPAEDKALADELLADPKERSEHLMLLDLGRNDVGRVSRIGSVTVTGSFFLEYYSHVMHIVSNVEGDLDPRHDPLGALSAGFPAGTVSGAPKVRAMEIIDELEREKRGPYGGCIGYFGARGEMDTCIVLRTAIVKDGRMHVQAGAGIVYDSDPASEQQECVNKAKALFRAAEDAVIFASRARRGQ; encoded by the coding sequence ATGTTTCAGGAGCCGGATTACGCCGCTTTCGCGGAGGCCTACGAGGCTGGGCGGCCGACCCTCCTCAACCTGACACTGGTGGCCGATCTGGAAACTCCGGTCGCGGCCTTCCTGAAGCTGCGCGCGGTCCATGCCGGGCCGGCCTTCCTCCTCGAATCCGTCGAGGGCGGTGTCGTGCGCGGCCGCTACTCGATGATCGGGCTCGATCCCGATCTCGCCTGGCGCTGCCGCGACGGGCGGCCGGAAATCGCGCGGGGCAGCGACCTGTCGGCTTTTGTCTCGGAGGATGCGGCGCCGCTGGAGAGCCTGCGGTTGCTGATCGCCGAGAGCGCCATCGGTGGCCATGACGGCGCCGAGCTTCCGCCCATGGCGGCCGGGCTGTTCGGCTATCTCGGCTACGACATGGTTCGGGCCATGGAGCAGCTCGGCGAGCCGAACCCGGACCCGCTCGGCGTCCCCGACGCGATCCTCATCCGGCCGCGCATCATGGTCGTCTTCGATTCCGTGCGCGACCTCATCACCGTGGTCGGTCCGGTGCGGCCCAGCGCCGGCATCTCCGCCCGCTCGGCCTATGAGGGCGCGCTCACCCGCCTGCATCGGGTCGCCGAGATTCTCGAAGGGCCGCTACCGGTCGAGTCGCGGATCGACCCCCGCTCCATCGCTCATCCGGAACCGGTCTCGAACACGACGCCCGAGACCTATCTGGCCATGGTCGCGCGGGCGAAGGAGTACATCGTCGCCGGCGACGTGTTTCAGGTCGTACTGTCGCAGCGTTTCGAGGCGCCCTTCACGCTGCCGGCCTTCGCCCTCTATCGCTCCCTGCGGCGGACCAACCCGGCGCCGTTCCTGTGCTACCTCGATTTCGAGGACTTCCAGGTCGTGTGCTCGTCGCCCGAGATCCTGGTGCGAGTGCGGGACGGTCGCGTCACGATCCGTCCCATCGCCGGTACACGGCCGCGCGGCGCCACTCCGGCCGAGGACAAGGCCCTCGCCGACGAGCTTCTGGCCGACCCGAAGGAGCGCTCCGAGCACCTGATGCTGCTCGATCTCGGCCGCAACGATGTCGGCCGGGTCTCGCGCATCGGCAGCGTGACGGTGACGGGGTCGTTCTTCCTCGAATATTATAGCCACGTCATGCACATCGTCTCGAACGTCGAAGGCGATCTCGACCCGCGCCACGACCCGCTCGGTGCCCTCTCGGCCGGATTTCCGGCCGGCACCGTCTCGGGTGCGCCCAAGGTCCGGGCGATGGAGATCATCGACGAATTGGAGCGCGAGAAGCGCGGCCCCTATGGCGGCTGCATCGGCTATTTCGGCGCGCGCGGAGAGATGGACACCTGCATCGTGTTGCGCACGGCCATCGTCAAGGACGGCCGGATGCACGTTCAGGCCGGCGCCGGCATCGTCTACGATTCCGATCCGGCTTCGGAGCAGCAGGAATGCGTGAACAAGGCCAAGGCCCTGTTCCGCGCAGCCGAGGATGCCGTGATATTCGCGAGCCGGGCACGGCGGGGGCAATAG
- a CDS encoding DUF5625 family protein, whose amino-acid sequence MRAFLKRRRAWATVIFVLAAWLVGFRLWSDEVTESPLDRPISLSPAGRVDQDIRVRLDGPHELRLEFSIATRPRQQAMTLIGKYSPLGEDGRRQRPSGTSVPLRWSLTDPSGRTVASGDGDTYGRDGHATTQVWRVISRPIVVTPGPYRLEASILRDVPELDGITARLQFALPGGKRSYGWRSDLLFWGGLANLYLIGPFTLLLALILMGLEVRYWLASRRT is encoded by the coding sequence ATGAGAGCCTTCCTCAAAAGGCGCCGAGCGTGGGCGACGGTGATCTTCGTCTTGGCCGCTTGGCTTGTGGGGTTCCGACTTTGGTCGGATGAGGTGACGGAATCTCCGCTGGATCGACCGATCTCGCTCTCTCCCGCCGGCCGCGTGGATCAGGATATTCGTGTGAGATTGGACGGGCCTCACGAACTGAGACTCGAATTCTCGATCGCCACGCGCCCTCGGCAACAGGCGATGACGCTCATCGGCAAATACTCGCCTCTTGGAGAGGACGGGCGCCGTCAGCGACCATCGGGAACCAGTGTCCCGCTACGATGGTCGCTCACCGATCCATCCGGACGAACCGTGGCCTCGGGCGATGGGGATACCTACGGACGCGATGGCCATGCGACGACGCAGGTCTGGCGGGTGATCTCCCGGCCGATCGTCGTCACTCCCGGACCCTATCGTCTTGAGGCCTCCATCTTGCGCGATGTGCCTGAACTCGACGGCATTACGGCGCGGCTTCAATTCGCGCTGCCGGGTGGCAAACGATCCTACGGCTGGCGGAGCGATCTCCTGTTCTGGGGCGGCCTCGCCAATCTATATCTGATCGGCCCCTTCACACTCCTTCTGGCCCTCATCCTCATGGGGCTGGAAGTTCGCTACTGGCTCGCGTCCCGCCGAACCTGA
- a CDS encoding alpha/beta hydrolase, with protein MARSEIDAVRALLAASPRSTDLAQRRERLDGFGARYPVAEDVAVVPVDAGGVAAEWTTTPSADPARVLLFLHGGGYVSGSLASHRHMVAEAGRAAGARTLALAYRLAPEHPFPAALDDALAAYRFLLDSGIGPDGIALSGESAGGGLAVATAISLRDAGLPLPGCLWLSSPWVDLAMAGASMDTKAAVDPLINREYLTELATAYRAESDAATPLISPLHADLRSLPPMLIQVGTAETLLDDALRLAGVASSADVAVTLEVWPHMIHAWHLFYRQLSEGRRSLASAGGFMRARLAS; from the coding sequence ATGGCGAGGAGCGAGATCGATGCCGTTCGGGCTCTGCTCGCCGCGAGCCCGCGTTCGACCGATCTGGCGCAGCGCCGCGAGCGTCTCGATGGGTTCGGGGCACGCTATCCCGTGGCGGAGGATGTCGCGGTCGTGCCGGTCGATGCCGGCGGCGTGGCGGCGGAATGGACGACGACGCCCTCGGCCGATCCCGCCCGCGTTCTCCTGTTCCTGCATGGCGGCGGCTACGTCTCCGGCTCGCTCGCGAGCCATCGCCACATGGTGGCCGAAGCGGGCCGCGCGGCCGGAGCGCGGACCCTCGCCCTCGCCTATCGTCTCGCGCCCGAGCACCCGTTTCCCGCAGCCCTCGACGACGCCCTTGCGGCATACCGCTTCCTGCTCGATTCGGGGATCGGTCCGGACGGGATCGCCCTGTCCGGCGAGAGCGCCGGAGGCGGGCTGGCCGTGGCGACGGCGATCTCCCTGCGTGACGCGGGCCTGCCGCTCCCGGGCTGTCTCTGGCTGAGTTCCCCCTGGGTCGATCTGGCGATGGCCGGCGCCAGCATGGACACCAAGGCGGCGGTCGATCCCCTGATCAACCGAGAGTACCTGACGGAACTCGCGACAGCCTATCGTGCCGAGAGCGATGCGGCCACGCCGCTGATCTCTCCGCTCCACGCCGATCTTCGCAGCCTGCCGCCGATGCTGATCCAGGTCGGCACGGCCGAGACCCTACTCGACGACGCCCTTCGGTTGGCCGGCGTAGCGTCCTCTGCCGATGTCGCGGTGACGCTCGAGGTGTGGCCGCACATGATCCATGCCTGGCACCTGTTCTACCGGCAGCTCTCGGAGGGGCGCCGGTCGCTGGCGAGCGCAGGTGGCTTCATGCGCGCCCGGCTGGCGAGCTGA